The DNA region GCCTGAAGAGCCCTGTGCTCCAGGTTCCCCAGAGGGAGAGAGCAAAAAGGGGGCACCAAGCAAGTTCCACTGCAGTTTAGGGACAGATGGTGCCCATGTGGGCAGTGGCGCTCAGCTCTGCCCAATCTCGTGGGGGCTGGTCAGTGCTGAGCCCTTGTGCTGCCAGGAAGAGAAGGCAGAAAGCTTAGGTGAAGCCCAGGAGCTCCAGGGTGCTTCCAGGTAGGAGGACTGGCCCCAATAACTTCCCCCATCTGATGAAAGGACCCTCCCTGAGCCCCACTGCAGGCCCAATCTCCTGCCCCACTCTCTCACCCCCTACCCGCCACCGTGTCTCTGAAGAGCCCCATCAGCTTGCTGTGGTCACATAGCTCCAAACCCTGCCAACAGACTCTGTTCTTCCTTCTGAGTCTGGCCTAAGGACAGCCCAGCTTGCCTGGCCagcctcctccctctgtctcccacacTGAAGCCCTCTCCCCCCAGCGTCCCCCTGCCTCCTGCAACCTTCCTTTGAGTTCCCATCCCACTCgccctgtccttctctctcttagCATGTGCACTGAGCCTCCACACACTGACCTCACCACTGCCACACTCTCACCTGCTGCAGAGCCAGCACTTCACCTGGGCTGCTCCTGGGCACACCAAGGCAGGGCTTGGTGTCCAGCAGGCTCTCTCACAGCTCAGGACAGAAACGTCAAGGTCAGCTGTCCCAAGAAGTCTTCAACAATGAGGCTAGATGAGGGCTCTGCGGAGAGGCACCTGCAGACAGATGGCGTTGGCCCCGAAGGGCATGGCAGAGGTAAAGATGGTCAGAAGCTGCTTGGCAGGGCCACCAGGGAGCCCATAGCAGGGACGGAGAATCAGATCATGCCAGCCAGGAATGGGGGAAGAAAAAGTCCAATGGTGCCCAGGAAGCACACGATAATAAACAACCAAAGAAATATCCTATCAATGACCATGGCGACATACTTCCAGTCTTCCTTCACCTGCAGGTAGGAAGGGGCATGGCATGAGAGGCCAGGCCTCAGGGCGGGGAAGCATCCCACCCATACACAACCCCTGTGAAGATGGGCAGGAGGCACAGTGGCCACTGTTCCACCAAGACCTGGGATGCTAACATCAAAGGAATGGGTAGCAAGGCAGAGTTCCCGTGGGGACTAAACAGCCCTCCCCTGGGGCTCCTGTCCTATCCTGTACACCCTCCTGGCAGCCCAGAGCCTTTCCATAAACTCTCAGAAGAAGGGGATTGGAAGGCCTGGGATGTGCCAGGCCATGGACTCTGGGGTGGAAGCAGGAGGTGCAGTGACTTCAAGGCAGCCCAACAGTTGCAGATCCCTGCGGGCTTGCTGCTCATTCCACCTGCAGGAGATGCAGGCGAGGACAGCAGGAGCCCCGGACAGGCAAGAGAGGGAGGACCGTGTGGAGTTGAGGCTCAGAGCCCAGGTGGAGGGTTTATGGTGCCCAGAtcccagcagctgctggcttcatTGACTACTACTGTTCTTCCCTACAAGGCCACACAGCAGCCTCCTCCTGGCCTTTCATCTAGCCTAGGTTGATAAATTCTGATTCTGAACCCTGTAGTCACCCAGAGCTGCAGAGGAGGGCCTGCCTGGTCTAGCCAAGAGGCGTTGGGGCTTGTGGGTGAACAATGAAGCTTACAAGGTGCACAGCTCCCAGGAGTGAGAAGAGGTCATCCAGGATTAGGGGCTGCCGGACTCGGTGGGCCAACCATATACCTTCTTGGCCTCCCCCACATCTCCTCCACCCCTATCAACTAAAGAAATGGTCAAGTTCACCACCTCTCTGGATCTCTGGCTGCCCACTAGGTTGAGAGGCCTTCTTGACCCCCAGAGAATTCTGCCACCTGCTTATTTATACATGCCCTAAGAACATTCAACTACACTTTCTCATAATTTGTGCCAGACTGTGTCAAGGGCCCTGGCTAGGGAAGGTAGACCCTCAAGAGATGAGGCTGGGTTGGCCCACACCTGCACCCCAAGTTGGGATGGGTACCCCCGCCCGAGGTGGTAGAGTGACCCATAAGGAGCCCCTTGACCCACTCCCTACGCACCGAGGAGTCAGCATCTTCAGACCGCAGGTGATCGGCGATGTAGTGCACGCCTTCCAGGGCCTTGCGCATGCGAGGGGACAGCAGTATCTCATACTCCTGGGATACAGTCTTGGGCGCCAAAGCCCCTCGCTGCAAGCCCCCATGGCCATCGTAAGCTCCCCGAGTGGGAGCTGAGCAACCCGCACACACccatctctgctcctcctcctcctccacctcctcctcctcctcagcatCTACATTGGTCTGCAGCCAGTGATACGTGGGGCTGAGTTTGAGGCCTGCTGGGTTGTGGGGCCCCAAGGGTGCCAGGGGCCGGTTCATGAGCAGCCAGCGGGGCACACAACCCAGCAGGACCCCCCGCACCCAGCGGGGCATGTTGTGGGTGCCGGGAGAGCGATGGTGCACATTGAGGACGAAGACGGTGATGACGATGGACAGGGTGACGAAGATCATGGTGAAGAGCAGGTACTCCCCAATGAGCGGGATGACGAGCGAGGTGGACGGGATGATCTCCGTGATGAGAAGCAGGAACACGGTGAGCGAGAGCAGCACGGAGATGCAGAGGGTGATCTTCTCGCCGCAGTCGGAGGGCAGGTAGAATACGAGCACCGTGAGGCAGGAGATGAGCAGGCAGGGGACGATGAGGTTGATGGTGTAGAAGAGCGGCAGGCGGCGGATGACGAAGTAGAAGGTCACGTCTGGGTAGATCTCAGCACAGCAGTCATACTTCTTGCTGTGGTAGGTGCCTGTGGCGTTGATGATAGCCCACTCGCCGCTCTCCCAGTAGTCCTTCAGGTCCACCATCTGCTCCATCTGCTCCAGGTCGATCTTGGCCTTGTCGTAGGTCCAGGAGCCAAATTTCATCTTGCAGTTCTGCTGGTCGAAGGGGAAGAAGGTGACATCGATGCTACAGGAGCTCTTGTAGATGGCCGGGGGCACCCAGTGCACAGTGCCCGTGAAGCGGAGGTGGGCTTTGGTCATGTGCGTCACCGCAAACTCCCCATTTGcactggggagagaagggaggagaggaactgctgaggggtggggtggggatcctgcaccccaaCAGCCCCATAGAGAGAGCTGGCAGCAGGAGGACTCCCATGGTCCAACTACCCCAGACACCAATATTCTGGCTGCCTGAGTTCTCTTGCCAAGCAGCGTCATTGTcattccaaaggcaggagcttggagAAGTGAGCAAGAGCCAGGAAGCTTCAAACTACTCTCAGCATTGCGAGTCTTCATAGCTCACATCTGTTCAACTGTTGCACAAATCATGTACATAATATTTGTCAAACCAATCATACATGTAATGTGTGACTGCCGTGTGGATCGTGTACGTAGTTTGCCTCTCAAATGGAGCACACATGTAAGCAGTTACCTGCACATACAGAACATACACTATTTACAGCAGTCGCATGTCTGGAATCATGCTGGGGGCAGGAGGTAGAGTTTGCCCGTTTCTCCCACGGTGATGGAGTGTGACCATTGGTGGACACATTGCTCCTTCCataagggagtgagccagccccCTCAGGCGGAGACCGTGTCTTTTCCAGGTGGCCCTTATGGTTCCTTGCTTAGAACAGGCCTAACATCTGCAGTTGGAGCCACTTCCTGGAATctgtgcatcccacatgggttacaTGGTACAGCCACAAGGGAGCAGGagtagaagacagaagacaggctGGGGGTGTTTCTACAActtctggctgggccaggcatggtCACTGTGGAGGCTGGCAGGATCTGGCTGGGACACAGATGGGGAGCGAGCCAGCGGAGGGTTCCATGGGGACCAGAAGCAAGTGGAAATGCACAGGTCTCACAGGGTGTGCTGGGGCATGAGTGGGGCTAGAGTTGCACTGTGGCATGAGGTATCTGAAGTGTCCCAAGGAACCCTGAATCATGTTGCTCAGTAAGTCAGGGCTTCCTGAAAAGCTGAGTCCTGAATACCTTGGGGAAGTGGCACAGTGGATTCCACACCCAGTATTTAATGTGCTACCCCTTTGCCTATAACCCCTAAAgtccagaaaagcagaaaaatattgaaaagagTCCCGCCTTcgttccctccctgcccccccagGAACAGTGCTGGGTCTCTGTAGGATCTTGGGAATGTCATTACAATTTCCAGACATTTTGGTCATTACAGTAAGTCATCACTAGATGGCAGCATACACCCATTTATGGGGACAGCAATGTCTTCCTGTGGCTTCGAGCTgttcacttgggtgcagggacctctTAGAATGTCCGTTTGAAAGACTGGTTTAGGCGTTTGTCCTGTCCAGGGATACATCATATGGTAATCAATTGCCCTTGCCAAAGTCTTGTTGATCCTCAAACTCCACATCTTGTCTATCCTCAGACTTTGCTCCTGGCCTCCACCGGGTTTGTGGGGTGCTCTTGGGTGCTAACTTCTAGTCGGGCATATCTCAGAGGTGGGTGAGCTGTGCAGCTGTAGCAAACACTGGGTGCCTGCAGAGTTAGACCTGCCTAGGGCTAGGCTGAAAGGGTTCAGGACCTGCCCAGGACCAGACAGTGTGGGGCATACTCACTGGTTCCTCGTTGTCCTTATTGTTTGAAAATTGTGCTTCTGAAACAGGGTCAGATGAATTGGGGAGTACTGGGCTGGACGGAATATCTAGCAAGGTCTAAGATATTATCCTGGGAGGGAAAATCCATGAGCCCCccaaaaatccatgaaaaataaagaattttttaaatgtatatattatccTGGGGCCAGTGCCTACAGTGCTAtcattccatacgggtgctggctcatatcctggctgctccactgcccatccagctccctgtttgtggcctggaaaagcagtagagggtggcccaaggccttgggaccctgcacccacaagggagacccagaagaagttcctggtttgtggctccagatcagttcagccccaggaatggaccaacagatggaaggtctctctcttatctctccttctttctcttcgttactctgtctctcaaataactcTTCGGGCAGGGGTTGGGGTTGGGTGGGGTAGGGGTTGGAGATGTtatcctgccctgtcccctgcagGACCAAGGGGCATAGaggaaact from Ochotona princeps isolate mOchPri1 chromosome 11, mOchPri1.hap1, whole genome shotgun sequence includes:
- the CHRNA2 gene encoding neuronal acetylcholine receptor subunit alpha-2, giving the protein MMTTNVWLKQEWNDYKLRWNPADFGNITSLRVPSEMIWTPDLVLYNNANGEFAVTHMTKAHLRFTGTVHWVPPAIYKSSCSIDVTFFPFDQQNCKMKFGSWTYDKAKIDLEQMEQMVDLKDYWESGEWAIINATGTYHSKKYDCCAEIYPDVTFYFVIRRLPLFYTINLIVPCLLISCLTVLVFYLPSDCGEKITLCISVLLSLTVFLLLITEIIPSTSLVIPLIGEYLLFTMIFVTLSIVITVFVLNVHHRSPGTHNMPRWVRGVLLGCVPRWLLMNRPLAPLGPHNPAGLKLSPTYHWLQTNVDAEEEEEVEEEEEQRWVCAGCSAPTRGAYDGHGGLQRGALAPKTVSQEYEILLSPRMRKALEGVHYIADHLRSEDADSSVKEDWKYVAMVIDRIFLWLFIIVCFLGTIGLFLPPFLAGMI